One Astatotilapia calliptera chromosome 1, fAstCal1.2, whole genome shotgun sequence DNA segment encodes these proteins:
- the nudt21 gene encoding cleavage and polyadenylation specificity factor subunit 5, translating to MSVPPPSRSSTGWPRSAPVQFGNKYGPAKPLTLERTINLYPLTNYTFGTKEPLYEKDSSVAARFQRMREEFDKMGMRRTVEGVLIVHEHRLPHVLLLQLGTTFFKLPGGELNPGEDEVEGLKRLMTEILGRQDGVKQDWVIDDCIGNWWRPNFEPPQYPYIPAHITKPKEHKKLFLVQLQEKALFAVPKNYKLVAAPLFELYDNAPGYGPIISSLPQLLSRFNFIYN from the exons ATGTCGGTCCCGCCTCCCAGCCGCTCGTCCACCGGCTGGCCGCGCAGCGCTCCCGTCCAGTTTGGGAACAAATACGGGCCCGCGAAGCCGCTCACACTGGAGAGGACCATCAACCT ATACCCCCTCACCAACTACACATTCGGTACCAAGGAGCCACTGTATGAGAAGGACAGCTCGGTGGCAGCCCGGTTCCAGCGGATGCGGGAAGAGTTTGATAAGATGGGGATGCGGAGGACAGTGGAGGGTGTCCTCATTGTCCATGAACACAGACTGCCTCATGTTTTACTCCTGCAGCTGGGCACAACTTTCTTTAAACT GCCTGGTGGAGAGTTGAACCCTGGGGAAGATGAGGTGGAGGGTCTGAAGCGCCTGATGACCGAG ATCCTTGGACGGCAGGATGGTGTGAAGCAGGACTGGGTGATCGATGATTGTATTGGTAACTGGTGGCGTCCCAACTTTGAGCCTCCACAG TATCCCTATATTCCAGCTCACATCACTAAACCTAAAGAGCATAAGAAGCTGTTCCTGGTCCAGTTGCAGGAAAAAG CACTGTTTGCTGTGCCCAAAAACTATAAACTGGTGGCTGCACCGTTGTTTGAACTGTATGACAACGCTCCTGGATATGGACCGATCATTTCCAGTCTACCACAGCTGCTGAGCAG gttTAACTTCATCTACAACTAA
- the ogfod1 gene encoding prolyl 3-hydroxylase OGFOD1: MVQFCLTVFTQGQTTSVNNVIYPRRMVQGHVHACFESSCQVSVMATTKRPQDECSSTDEKKKKKKKKKSEKESREEPAELCAAVEDEQVKRAVTEAWSRKTTYSHGDLELDCQPFPHCIFRNFISSQAFAENLKKELLELNFHEKSNDLYKLKQSDDLKKRTEPHIAGLRAALFGRFRSWLGEVLGVELEPTVDISCAKYEYTDVLLCHDDELEGRRVAFILYLVPPWQSSDGGTLDLYTTDSNLQPQSIVKPLVPSWNTLVLFEVSPVSFHQVSEVLSQDKCRLSLSGWFHGPSLERPPRHTVAPVQRNPHLPRDETVLLEWINPIYLDISYQEQIQENFEDSSEIQLKGFLKEEKFKEVSEALRLSQIEWKKRGPPNKRRYEAAALDSLPQCVSACWELLHSEAFFLLLSNFTGLRLHYLCPADDEENGDEEKDKKQQDDGEATGSSNEPSSADVSREKEPSTPLCCGEVRRWSHGGYTLLHDGEAARAEYALDLVLPFGCAGWQSEFGGFTCYVANEEDEELLTVYPEDNSLALVYRDKETLKFVKHVNHKSTSEPDGSSTCREFYDFSFVYYE, from the exons ATGGTTCAGTTCTGCCTGACAGTCTTCACTCAGGGCCAAACTACAAGCGTTAATAACGTCATTTATCCGCGACGCATGGTGCAAGGCCATGTCCACGCGTGTTTTGAAAGTTCGTGTCAGGTTTCTGTAATGGCCACCACCAAACGACCACAGGACGAGTGCAGCAGCACAgacgagaagaagaagaagaagaagaagaaaaagagcgagaaGGAGAGCCGCGAGGAGCCGGCGGAGCTCTGCGCAGCCGTAGAAGACGAGCAGGTGAAGAGAGCCGTCACGGAGGCATGGAGCCGCAAGACTACCTACAGCCACG GCGATCTGGAGTTGGACTGCCAACCGTTCCCTCACTGCATCTTCAGAAACTTCATCAGCAGCCAAGCCTTTGCAGAAAACCTCAAgaaagagctgctggagctaAACTTCCATGAAAAATCAAACGACCTGTATAAAttgaaacag TCAGATGATCTGAAGAAAAGAACAGAGCCACATATCGCAGGGCTGAG GGCAGCACTGTTTGGGCGTTTCCGGTCCTGGCTCGGGGAGGTTCTGGGGGTTGAGCTGGAGCCCACTGTGGATATTTCTTGTGCCAAATATGAATATACAG ATGTTCTTTTGTGCCACGATGATGAGTTGGAGGGGAGGCGTGTTGCGTTCATTTTGTATCTTGTGCCCCCGTGGCAGAGCAGCGACGGGGGAACCCTCGATCTTTACACAACAGACA GTAATTTGCAGCCACAGAGCATAGTGAAGCCACTCGTACCCTCCTGGAACACACTCGTGCTCTTTGAAGTTTCTCCAGTTTCCTTTCACCAA gtGTCTGAAGTTTTGTCGCAGGACAAATGTCGGCTGTCTCTGAGCGGCTGGTTTCACGGACCTTCTCTGGAACGTCCTCCTCGCCACACAGTGGCTCCCGTCCAGAGGAATCCGCACTTACCGAGAGAT GAAACGGTGCTGCTGGAGTGGATCAATCCCATCTATTTGGACATTTCTTATCAAGAGCAGATTCAGGAGAACTTTGAAGACAGCTCTGAAATTCAGCTCAAAGGATTTCTCAAG GAGGAGAAGTTCAAAGAGGTGAGTGAAGCACTTCGGCTCTCTCAGATTGAGTGGAAGAAGAGAGGTCCACCCAATAAGAG GCGCTATGAAGCAGCTGCTCTGGACTCACTGCCtcagtgtgtgagtgcatgCTGGGAGCTGCTTCATTCAGAAGCGTTCTTCCTGCTCCTCTCCAACTTCACTGGCCTTCGATTGCACTATCTTTGCCCGGCTGACGACGAAGAGAATGGCGATGAAGAGAAGGATAAAAAGCAGCAAGATGATGGAGAAGCCACGGGGTCGTCAAATGAACCATCCTCAGCAGATGTGAGCAGAGAGAAAG AGCCGAGCACCCCTTTGTGCTGTGGGGAAGTACGTCGATGGTCTCATGGCGGCTACACCCTGTTGCACGATGGAGAGGCAGCGCGGGCAGAATATGCGCTGGACCTCGTTTTGCCTTTCGGCTGTGCCG GCTGGCAGTCAGAGTTTGGCGGCTTCACATGTTATGTCGCTAatgaagaggatgaggag CTTCTGACTGTCTACCCAGAGGACAATTCCCTCGCACTCGTCtacagagacaaagagacacTCAAGTTTGTCAAACACGTCAACCACAAAAGCACCTCCGAACCTGATGGCAGCTCCACCTGCAGAGAGTTTTATGACTTTTCTTTTGTCTACTATGaataa